Within the Paenibacillus sp. AN1007 genome, the region GTGATCCGGTTACACGGGATTTGATTCACGTCGATTTTCAGCAGGTACAGAGTGGAGAAGTGCTGCGCACCAAAATTCCTGTCAAGTTCAACGGAACACCAGCGGATGCGAAGTATGGTGGTGTTGTGCAGATCCAGCTAGCTGCTATTGAAGTGGAGGCGCTGCCTCGCCATCTGCCAACCGTGGTCGAGTTCGATATCAGTGCAATGAAGATTGGAGAAACGCTGCATGTGAAGGACGCAGTGTTCGCTCCTGAGGTAACGGTAATCTCGGAGGGCAACGAGTCACTTCTTTCGGTTATTAAACCTTAAGAGTAGCGAAGTATAATTAAGTCAAGCTGCATGGGCTAATCGCCTATGCAGCTTGTTTTTTTGGAGTGTGAATCGCAAATAAAATATTTCTCATCCATGGAAGGTAATATGGGAAATAAGATACAATACTATAAGGAGGAAGTTTTTGAACAAAGGTGGTGAATGTATGAAGGAATTGCACAGTCCGGTGAACCGTAAAACGTATTATTTTTCCATGTTATTGATGATCATTCTAATGGCGGCTGGATTAGGTGTATCTACATTAGAACTTCAGTCCGTTACACCCGGGTATATAATCCACTTGTTATGTGTCATGATTATCCCTGCATGTCTGCTCATGTATCCTCAATATGAGACGTTTGCTTTCCGATTGACCATCATTTTGCTCGGGTTTGTCTATTTCTACACACTTGCCCTGCTCTATCCTCAGACGTGGACAACGTACATCATGATCTGTCTGCTTCCGGCTCTCGCTATATTGTTTTATGATTTCAAACTGTTCTATATCTCCCTCACTCTGAACGTAATCCTGCTGGTGATCGTGACGGGTTATATCCATAGTCAGGGAACGACGTACAGCTATATACATACAGATCTGGCGGGTAATCTCATTAATATTATTGCGAGTCAACTGCTGCTGTTTCTCATCTTTTATCTGACCTTTGATCGTATACGAAAGCAGGAATTATATCTAGAGCAGGTCCAGCAATCCGAACGTCTAAAAATGGTTTCGCATTTAACGGCAGCGGTTGCTCACGAAATTCGTAATCCGGTGACCGTGGTGCGGGGGTTCCTGCAGCTCTATCGGGAGAATCCTGCGTTTAACGCTTCGGATAAATCGAAGTTTGCGCTAATGATAGACGAGCTGAATACGGTCGAACAGGTAACGTCTCAATTCCTGAATATCGCCAAACCAAACCATGAGATGATTCCCGAGAGGGTGGATGTACAGGATGTGCTTGAAGGGGTTGCCAGTCTGCTGGGTTCTTATGCGACATTATCCAACAAACATATAGATATTCAGGTCGGCGAGGGATGCACCATCCTCATGAATGCGATTGAGTTCAAGCAGGTAATCATTAATCTGATCAAGAATGGCCTCGAGGC harbors:
- a CDS encoding HAMP domain-containing sensor histidine kinase — its product is MKELHSPVNRKTYYFSMLLMIILMAAGLGVSTLELQSVTPGYIIHLLCVMIIPACLLMYPQYETFAFRLTIILLGFVYFYTLALLYPQTWTTYIMICLLPALAILFYDFKLFYISLTLNVILLVIVTGYIHSQGTTYSYIHTDLAGNLINIIASQLLLFLIFYLTFDRIRKQELYLEQVQQSERLKMVSHLTAAVAHEIRNPVTVVRGFLQLYRENPAFNASDKSKFALMIDELNTVEQVTSQFLNIAKPNHEMIPERVDVQDVLEGVASLLGSYATLSNKHIDIQVGEGCTILMNAIEFKQVIINLIKNGLEASDVGEMVLVTAKRVKQTVEIKISDQGCGMTEEEVKALGTPFYSLKTNGTGLGLMICFNIVEKALGTIKYQSEKGKGTTVTLTFPAADRS
- a CDS encoding 50S ribosomal protein L25 encodes the protein MTTYIQAESRIKLKPSRLRNLRQSGRLPGIVFGKNTENEMIHIPAIQFEKWLKQGTSGFIELQFEEKPSLTVLFEDLQRDPVTRDLIHVDFQQVQSGEVLRTKIPVKFNGTPADAKYGGVVQIQLAAIEVEALPRHLPTVVEFDISAMKIGETLHVKDAVFAPEVTVISEGNESLLSVIKP